The following are encoded in a window of uncultured Ilyobacter sp. genomic DNA:
- a CDS encoding putative manganese-dependent inorganic diphosphatase, giving the protein MDSVLVFGHKNPDTDSICSAIAYAELKNKLGQKSQAVRLGALSKETEFVLNHFSLEAPELIDTVRPQISDLTHLEKEVIYVNDSLKSALDLMIKENFSSLPVVNEERRLVGMIHVSDIANTYLELDHSDLFDNYTTLYENLKDILKGEIVSGNYPSGIITGKLKAASEIDSVTDGDIVVTTTLIEGAVERYIAAGARVIIICANENDVISPRKDVNCAIMRVNKSLFKTFRLITQSVSISSIMPHNKKFYQFKEDDFLHEIKDMMKEADQTNFPVVDREGKIYGTIRSKNLINFTRKKVVLVDHNEKSQSVDGIDDARILEVVDHHKFGNFETNEPLLIRAETVGCSSTIIFNLYKEEGISPSRESAGIMLSAILSDTLLFKSPTCTEKDVKAAKELAEILDFDYKKYGMDMLIAGTSLGENSPLEIITMDMKEFKMSGLSVAVAQVNTVDVKGTLDKQEDLENEMKQMISENGYDAFILAITDIINAGSQVIALGHWASLVENGFNTKLENNSAWLEGVVSRKKQLVPFLMAASQSI; this is encoded by the coding sequence ATGGATTCTGTTTTAGTTTTTGGACATAAAAATCCGGATACCGACTCTATATGTTCGGCCATCGCCTATGCCGAACTTAAAAATAAACTTGGTCAGAAATCTCAGGCTGTAAGACTTGGAGCACTAAGTAAAGAGACTGAATTTGTGTTAAACCACTTTAGCCTAGAGGCCCCTGAGCTTATAGACACAGTTAGGCCGCAAATTTCTGACCTTACTCATCTAGAAAAAGAGGTTATCTATGTAAATGACTCTTTAAAATCTGCCTTAGACCTCATGATAAAGGAAAATTTCTCAAGTCTTCCTGTGGTGAATGAAGAAAGAAGACTTGTGGGGATGATACATGTATCTGATATAGCAAATACATATTTGGAGTTGGATCATTCAGACCTTTTCGACAACTACACCACCCTCTATGAAAATCTGAAGGATATTCTAAAAGGGGAGATAGTTAGCGGAAATTATCCCTCTGGAATTATCACAGGAAAGCTTAAGGCAGCCTCTGAGATTGATTCGGTAACGGACGGAGATATTGTAGTTACTACTACGCTGATTGAGGGAGCTGTGGAAAGGTATATCGCTGCTGGAGCCAGGGTAATAATAATCTGTGCAAATGAAAATGATGTTATATCTCCAAGAAAAGATGTAAATTGTGCTATAATGAGAGTTAATAAGAGTCTTTTCAAGACTTTCAGACTTATAACACAGTCTGTATCCATATCCTCTATAATGCCACATAACAAGAAATTTTATCAATTTAAAGAAGATGATTTCCTGCATGAGATAAAAGATATGATGAAAGAAGCAGACCAGACAAACTTCCCGGTTGTTGATAGAGAAGGTAAAATTTATGGTACTATCAGATCAAAAAACCTTATTAATTTCACGAGAAAGAAAGTAGTTCTTGTGGACCATAATGAAAAAAGTCAGTCTGTAGACGGAATTGATGATGCTAGAATATTAGAGGTTGTAGATCATCATAAATTCGGAAATTTTGAAACCAATGAACCTCTTCTTATAAGAGCCGAAACAGTGGGATGTTCTTCTACTATTATTTTTAACCTCTATAAAGAAGAGGGGATCTCTCCTTCTAGAGAGTCTGCCGGGATTATGCTTAGTGCCATACTCTCAGACACTCTTCTTTTCAAATCTCCTACGTGTACTGAAAAGGATGTAAAAGCTGCTAAGGAGCTCGCTGAAATCCTAGACTTCGACTATAAGAAATACGGAATGGATATGCTCATAGCCGGAACTTCTCTCGGAGAAAATAGCCCTCTGGAGATAATTACCATGGATATGAAAGAATTTAAAATGTCCGGACTATCTGTAGCTGTAGCTCAGGTAAACACAGTGGATGTCAAGGGAACCCTTGATAAGCAGGAAGATCTTGAAAATGAAATGAAGCAGATGATATCTGAAAATGGATATGATGCATTTATATTGGCTATTACAGATATTATAAATGCAGGTTCACAGGTAATTGCTCTTGGTCATTGGGCATCTCTTGTGGAAAACGGATTTAATACAAAACTTGAGAATAATTCTGCATGGTTAGAGGGAGTAGTTTCGAGAAAAAAACAACTTGTACCTTTCCTAATGGCTGCCAGTCAGTCTATATAA
- a CDS encoding Hsp20/alpha crystallin family protein, with protein MTEKKRGILSSDFMDDFMEEDDPLFKHGGKIPASNILDKADAYEIEVAAPGLKKEFFKVTVESNRLVVLAEIDETENKDKKYYSQEFGHSALERSFNLPSDVDQKSISSCYNNGVLFIRLPKESKQESAEDIITEIKID; from the coding sequence ATGACAGAAAAAAAAAGAGGGATTTTGAGCAGTGATTTTATGGATGATTTTATGGAAGAGGATGATCCGCTATTCAAACACGGTGGCAAAATACCAGCTTCAAATATCTTAGACAAGGCTGACGCCTATGAGATTGAGGTTGCAGCTCCTGGGCTTAAAAAAGAGTTTTTTAAAGTTACAGTTGAATCTAACAGGCTTGTTGTTCTTGCTGAAATAGACGAGACAGAAAACAAAGATAAAAAATATTATTCCCAGGAGTTTGGACATTCTGCCTTAGAAAGAAGTTTTAATCTCCCTTCAGACGTGGATCAGAAATCCATTTCAAGCTGCTACAATAACGGGGTTCTTTTTATCAGGCTCCCAAAAGAATCTAAACAGGAATCTGCGGAGGATATAATCACCGAAATAAAAATCGATTAA
- a CDS encoding YgiQ family radical SAM protein, with protein sequence MMFLVTTREEMNNLGWDSLDVILVSGDTYIDSSYNGTAVIGKWLLKHGFKVGIIAQPDISSPDDITRLGSPELFWGVSAGCVDSMVANYTATKKRRRNDDFTPGGINNKRPDRASIVYTNLIKRYFKDNKVPVVLGGIEASLRRIVHYDFWSDKLRKSILFNAKADIISYGMGERSMLELALAMKRGEPWENIRGIAYISRDPRKGYLELPSFEECIGDKKKFITAFETFYLNCDPITAKGIFQKQDTRYLVQNPPSMPFTSEEMDNIYGMDFEREVHPYYRVFGEVRALDTIKNSITTHRGCYGECNFCAIAVHQGRTVTGRSEESIISEANIIISSPNFKGYISDVGGPTANMYGIECEKKLKSGACKDKKCMYPETCSVLKPDHAKQISLLKKLEKLDGVKRVFIASGLRYDLILSDEKCGNLYLKELIKNHVSGQLKIAPEHTEDKILSLMGKQGKNILKEFKEKFYSINDNLGKKQFLTYYLIAAHPGCNEKDMENLKKFASRELNTNPEQVQIFTPTPSTYSTLMYYTEIDPFTGKKLFVEKDTGKKQKQKDILVSKEAYKKTDKKNISSENKVKKNKNKKWKNR encoded by the coding sequence ATTATGTTTTTGGTTACCACAAGAGAAGAGATGAATAACCTAGGGTGGGATTCCCTTGACGTAATTTTAGTCTCTGGAGACACATATATTGATTCATCCTATAATGGGACTGCTGTTATAGGTAAGTGGCTTTTAAAGCATGGATTTAAGGTAGGAATTATTGCCCAACCTGACATATCTTCTCCCGATGATATCACTAGGCTAGGTTCTCCGGAACTTTTTTGGGGGGTGTCTGCAGGGTGTGTGGATTCTATGGTCGCAAACTACACAGCCACAAAAAAAAGAAGAAGAAACGATGACTTTACACCTGGAGGAATAAACAACAAAAGACCCGACAGAGCCAGCATCGTATACACCAACCTGATAAAAAGATACTTTAAAGATAATAAAGTTCCAGTAGTTTTGGGTGGGATAGAAGCTAGTCTTCGTAGAATAGTTCATTATGACTTCTGGTCTGATAAACTCAGAAAATCTATTTTATTTAATGCAAAAGCAGATATAATCTCCTATGGAATGGGAGAAAGATCAATGCTTGAACTAGCTCTTGCAATGAAAAGAGGAGAGCCTTGGGAAAATATAAGGGGGATAGCCTATATCTCAAGAGATCCCCGTAAAGGATACCTTGAACTCCCTTCTTTTGAAGAATGTATAGGGGATAAAAAAAAATTTATAACTGCCTTTGAAACTTTTTACCTAAATTGCGATCCTATAACTGCAAAGGGAATATTTCAAAAACAAGATACAAGGTACCTTGTACAGAATCCTCCGTCTATGCCCTTCACTTCAGAAGAGATGGACAATATTTACGGGATGGATTTTGAAAGAGAAGTACACCCTTATTACCGAGTCTTTGGAGAGGTAAGAGCCCTTGATACAATAAAAAACTCCATAACAACTCATAGAGGATGTTATGGAGAATGTAACTTCTGTGCTATTGCAGTCCACCAGGGACGTACCGTTACAGGCAGAAGTGAAGAATCTATAATTTCTGAAGCTAACATTATAATATCTTCACCTAACTTTAAAGGTTATATCTCTGATGTAGGCGGACCCACTGCAAATATGTATGGGATTGAGTGTGAAAAAAAACTTAAGTCTGGTGCATGCAAAGACAAAAAATGTATGTATCCCGAAACTTGTTCTGTACTGAAGCCAGACCACGCTAAGCAGATTTCACTTCTAAAAAAACTAGAGAAACTAGATGGGGTAAAGAGGGTTTTTATTGCCTCTGGTCTAAGGTATGATCTTATCTTAAGTGATGAGAAATGCGGTAATCTTTATCTTAAAGAACTTATAAAAAATCATGTCTCAGGACAACTGAAAATAGCCCCTGAACATACAGAGGATAAAATCCTTTCTCTAATGGGAAAGCAGGGAAAAAATATTCTTAAAGAGTTCAAAGAAAAATTTTATTCTATAAACGATAATTTAGGAAAGAAACAATTCCTAACCTACTACCTTATAGCTGCCCATCCTGGATGCAATGAAAAGGATATGGAAAATCTCAAAAAATTTGCCAGCAGGGAGCTGAATACAAATCCAGAACAGGTTCAGATTTTCACTCCTACCCCCTCTACATACTCTACTCTCATGTATTATACCGAGATAGACCCTTTCACGGGTAAAAAACTTTTTGTAGAGAAAGACACGGGTAAAAAACAAAAACAAAAAGACATTCTTGTTTCAAAAGAAGCTTATAAGAAAACAGACAAAAAAAATATCTCATCTGAAAACAAAGTTAAAAAAAATAAAAATAAAAAATGGAAAAATCGTTAA
- the der gene encoding ribosome biogenesis GTPase Der has translation MKPIVAIVGRPNVGKSTLFNKLVGDRIAIVDDQPGVTRDRLYRETEWLGTEFVLVDTGGLEPRNKDFMMTKIKQQAEVAINEADVILFVVDGKAGVTALDEEVAYILRKKNKPVILCVNKVDNFQSQSDDVYDFWSLGFEYLMPISAEHKLNLGDMLDTIVQNINKLEIPEEEEEGLKLAIIGKPNAGKSSLVNRLSGQERAIVSDIAGTTRDAIDTSFEYNYNKYVLIDTAGIRRKSKVEESLEYYSVLRAIKTIKRSDVCLLMLDAQEGITDQDKKIAGIAYDEKKPIIVVMNKWDALKKETNTMKDMKELILSELPFLSYAPVEFVSALTGQRTLKLLDLADTVYDEYTKRISTGILNTVLKEALILNAPPTRKGRLVKINYATQISTAPPRFVLFCNYPDLIHFSYMRYLENKFRDAFGFEGSPIDIILQKKGEN, from the coding sequence TTGAAACCAATAGTTGCAATAGTAGGAAGACCAAATGTAGGAAAATCAACGCTTTTTAATAAACTTGTAGGAGACAGAATCGCCATTGTAGATGACCAGCCTGGAGTTACAAGAGACAGACTTTACAGGGAAACCGAGTGGTTAGGAACCGAGTTTGTATTGGTTGACACAGGAGGTCTAGAACCTAGAAACAAAGACTTTATGATGACAAAAATAAAACAACAGGCTGAAGTAGCTATAAACGAAGCTGATGTAATCCTTTTTGTTGTGGACGGAAAAGCAGGAGTTACAGCTTTAGATGAAGAAGTAGCATATATTCTTAGAAAGAAAAATAAACCAGTAATTCTTTGCGTTAACAAAGTAGACAATTTCCAAAGTCAAAGTGATGATGTCTATGACTTCTGGTCTCTCGGCTTTGAATATCTTATGCCTATATCTGCAGAACACAAACTAAACCTAGGTGACATGTTAGATACAATCGTTCAAAATATTAATAAGTTGGAGATACCTGAAGAGGAAGAAGAAGGACTCAAACTTGCCATTATAGGAAAACCAAATGCAGGAAAATCATCTTTGGTTAATCGATTGTCTGGACAAGAGAGAGCGATAGTAAGTGACATAGCTGGTACTACCAGAGATGCTATTGATACTAGCTTTGAATATAATTACAATAAATATGTTCTTATTGATACTGCTGGTATCAGGAGAAAATCTAAAGTTGAAGAAAGTCTTGAATATTACTCGGTACTTAGAGCTATTAAAACAATAAAAAGATCAGATGTATGTCTTCTTATGCTAGATGCTCAAGAAGGAATTACAGACCAAGATAAAAAAATCGCAGGTATTGCATACGACGAAAAGAAACCTATAATTGTTGTAATGAATAAATGGGATGCACTTAAAAAAGAAACAAATACCATGAAAGATATGAAAGAACTTATCCTTTCTGAGCTCCCTTTTCTAAGTTATGCACCGGTGGAGTTTGTTTCTGCTCTTACAGGACAAAGAACTCTGAAATTATTGGATCTTGCAGACACAGTATATGATGAATACACAAAGAGAATCTCAACGGGTATCTTAAATACTGTGCTTAAAGAGGCTCTAATTCTAAATGCTCCGCCTACAAGAAAAGGTAGACTGGTTAAAATAAACTATGCCACACAAATCTCAACTGCGCCTCCAAGATTTGTATTATTCTGTAATTACCCAGACCTCATACACTTCTCTTATATGAGATACCTAGAAAATAAATTTAGAGATGCCTTTGGATTTGAAGGTTCACCTATTGATATTATTTTACAGAAAAAAGGCGAAAATTAG
- the bioC gene encoding malonyl-ACP O-methyltransferase BioC encodes MAIIDKKRVSQNFSRGAKTYDTYAEVQRHMADKLEIFVHGSKKAYNILEVGCGTGIFSEKIMKRFPSSKIDLLDISPAMVEAAREKLGEAPNLNFIVDDVENYNPSKKYDLIFSNATFQWIDDQSRLFDHLYSILDYGGKIAFSTFGNKTYFELRESLNNLDPELKYSQKFVKLSEIIEIVNNNYRVLAADEDFFVENFENVMDFLKAIKGIGSNSALSNKRNFTREKFKALDKIYREKYGDDDHINVTNHLIYMVLEKVKMLDKNI; translated from the coding sequence ATGGCTATTATTGATAAGAAAAGAGTAAGCCAAAATTTTTCTAGAGGCGCCAAAACCTATGACACCTATGCAGAAGTACAGAGGCATATGGCTGATAAATTAGAAATTTTTGTGCATGGATCTAAAAAAGCATATAACATACTAGAAGTAGGATGTGGTACAGGGATTTTTTCTGAAAAAATAATGAAGAGATTCCCGAGCTCTAAAATAGATCTTTTGGACATTTCTCCCGCAATGGTTGAAGCGGCAAGAGAGAAACTAGGCGAGGCTCCGAATCTTAACTTTATAGTTGATGATGTAGAAAATTATAATCCTTCAAAAAAATATGATCTGATTTTTTCAAATGCCACATTTCAATGGATAGATGACCAGAGTAGACTTTTTGATCATCTGTATTCTATATTGGACTATGGAGGGAAAATCGCATTTTCTACATTTGGAAACAAAACATATTTCGAGTTGAGAGAAAGTCTGAATAATTTGGACCCGGAATTAAAATACTCTCAAAAATTTGTAAAACTTTCTGAAATTATTGAAATAGTTAATAATAATTATAGAGTCCTTGCAGCAGACGAAGATTTTTTTGTTGAAAATTTTGAAAATGTAATGGATTTTTTGAAAGCAATAAAGGGAATAGGTTCTAACAGTGCTCTTTCTAATAAAAGAAACTTTACTCGAGAGAAATTCAAGGCTCTTGATAAGATATACAGGGAGAAGTACGGAGATGATGACCACATAAATGTTACAAATCATCTCATATATATGGTTTTAGAAAAAGTGAAAATGCTTGATAAAAATATATAG
- the bioB gene encoding biotin synthase BioB: MKIRDFINREITKEEAIELSKLKGSKLMELFSVANEIREKYCGNTLHTCTISNAKSGECEEDCKFCAQSAHYKTNLSTYDLKEKDVLISEYKRAEQLGSTKFGVVTSGRSIKKGSEEYDSIKEFVREAKKEDITTNICCSIGLLNEEELNELKEAGVTRFHSNMQTSINAYNKIVATTHKIDDRLATIKAAKKIGMEVCSGGIIGMGETWEDRIDMAFTLKELNVDGIPVNILSPIEGTPLGDREHLSMDEILKTIAIYRIIFKDKVIKIGAGREGILKDFMGMAFMSGANGMLVGGYLTVKGRTFEEDFVFMKNVKKMWELG, from the coding sequence ATGAAAATAAGAGACTTTATTAATAGAGAGATAACTAAAGAGGAAGCTATAGAGCTTTCAAAATTAAAGGGATCAAAATTGATGGAACTCTTTTCTGTTGCAAATGAGATAAGAGAAAAATACTGTGGAAATACCCTTCACACCTGTACAATATCCAATGCAAAATCAGGTGAGTGTGAAGAGGATTGTAAATTTTGTGCTCAGTCGGCTCACTATAAAACTAATCTTTCCACTTATGACTTAAAAGAAAAAGATGTTCTAATATCTGAATATAAAAGAGCGGAGCAACTAGGGAGCACTAAATTTGGTGTGGTGACAAGTGGAAGAAGTATAAAAAAAGGATCAGAGGAATATGACAGTATAAAAGAGTTTGTAAGGGAGGCTAAAAAAGAGGATATAACTACAAACATATGCTGCTCTATAGGTCTTCTAAATGAAGAGGAGCTAAATGAACTGAAAGAAGCTGGAGTGACTAGATTTCACAGTAATATGCAGACCTCTATAAACGCCTACAACAAAATAGTGGCCACCACTCACAAGATAGATGACAGGCTAGCTACGATAAAAGCAGCCAAGAAAATAGGAATGGAAGTGTGCAGCGGAGGAATAATAGGTATGGGTGAAACCTGGGAGGACAGGATAGATATGGCCTTTACTCTGAAGGAACTCAATGTAGATGGTATACCTGTGAATATACTGAGTCCTATAGAGGGTACCCCTCTAGGTGACAGAGAACATTTGTCTATGGATGAGATACTAAAAACTATAGCAATCTACAGAATAATATTTAAAGATAAAGTAATAAAAATAGGTGCTGGAAGAGAGGGGATCCTAAAGGATTTTATGGGCATGGCTTTTATGAGTGGTGCAAATGGAATGCTCGTAGGGGGATACCTGACAGTAAAGGGAAGAACTTTTGAAGAGGATTTTGTATTTATGAAAAATGTTAAGAAAATGTGGGAGTTGGGTTAA
- a CDS encoding GntR family transcriptional regulator, with protein MIIQKNKPMRERVYEILKKMIIDGEISPEEKIVETEYAEKFQISRTPLREAIRMLELEGYVEPHSKGGVIVKNCTKEDVEEIYKIRIALEGIILEEVIKKSSQTDIKKLEFIIKDTKKMMIENKNNDDVFKLFSKFNNTLYSIAKMSRVEDLIKNMNLYLRRFRKMAIEDFDRKKQAYDDHVELVNAIKEKDINKALEINKIHLERSKNFIISEI; from the coding sequence GTGATCATACAAAAAAACAAGCCTATGAGAGAGCGTGTATATGAAATTTTGAAAAAAATGATAATAGATGGGGAGATTTCTCCTGAGGAAAAAATCGTTGAAACAGAATATGCTGAGAAATTTCAAATAAGCAGAACTCCCTTGAGGGAAGCCATAAGAATGTTAGAATTAGAAGGCTATGTAGAGCCCCACAGTAAGGGTGGTGTAATAGTAAAAAATTGTACAAAAGAGGATGTAGAAGAGATATATAAGATCAGAATAGCTTTAGAAGGGATAATCCTAGAAGAGGTTATAAAAAAATCCTCTCAAACAGATATAAAAAAATTGGAATTTATAATAAAAGACACAAAAAAAATGATGATTGAGAATAAAAATAATGATGATGTATTCAAGCTCTTTTCTAAATTCAACAATACTCTCTACAGTATTGCAAAAATGTCAAGGGTAGAGGATCTAATAAAGAATATGAACCTTTATTTGAGAAGATTCAGGAAGATGGCAATAGAAGATTTTGACAGGAAAAAACAGGCCTATGATGACCATGTGGAGCTTGTAAATGCCATAAAAGAGAAGGATATAAATAAAGCCTTGGAAATAAATAAGATTCACCTAGAGAGATCTAAAAACTTTATAATTTCTGAAATTTAA
- a CDS encoding aminopeptidase P family protein encodes MILNKIMNELGAQGILITDIINVRYFTGFTGTTGVALALGDKRYFLTDFRYEEQGKKEVIPKGFQLIREDRDPVGKAGELIKEAGIKKLAIEDGSVTLAQYKSFEKNFGPLEYTGIEDRFLKARMIKTEEEIELIKEAAKIADKAFENIKPLIKEGVSEERLATELEYEMKKLGAEGPSFDTIIASNHRSAMPHGVASEKKLQKEGFVKFDFGCFYKGYVSDMTRTLYLGENPTEKHYEVYTTVKEAQQKSIDAVKAGITTRELDKIARDYINQKGYGDHFGHGLGHGIGLEIHEYPYLSYKAENLVLEENMVVTIEPGIYIEGFGGVRIEDDVVVKKNGCEILNKTTKEFVKI; translated from the coding sequence ATGATACTGAATAAAATAATGAACGAACTTGGAGCTCAGGGAATATTAATTACAGATATTATAAATGTCAGATATTTCACTGGTTTCACAGGGACCACGGGTGTTGCCCTTGCCTTAGGAGACAAAAGGTATTTTCTTACGGACTTCAGATACGAGGAGCAGGGAAAAAAAGAAGTTATCCCAAAAGGATTTCAACTCATAAGAGAGGACAGAGACCCTGTTGGAAAAGCCGGTGAACTTATAAAAGAAGCTGGCATAAAGAAACTGGCTATAGAGGACGGAAGTGTGACATTAGCTCAATACAAAAGTTTTGAAAAGAACTTTGGACCCCTTGAGTATACAGGTATAGAGGATAGATTTTTGAAGGCTAGAATGATAAAAACAGAAGAGGAGATAGAACTTATAAAGGAGGCAGCCAAAATAGCTGATAAAGCCTTTGAAAATATAAAACCTCTAATAAAAGAAGGAGTATCAGAAGAGAGACTGGCTACAGAGCTAGAATATGAGATGAAAAAACTAGGTGCAGAGGGACCATCGTTTGATACGATTATAGCTTCAAACCACAGGTCTGCTATGCCTCACGGGGTGGCCAGTGAGAAAAAACTCCAGAAAGAGGGCTTTGTTAAGTTTGATTTTGGATGCTTTTACAAAGGTTATGTGTCTGACATGACAAGAACATTGTACCTCGGAGAAAATCCTACTGAAAAACATTATGAGGTATACACTACAGTAAAAGAAGCTCAGCAAAAATCCATAGATGCAGTTAAAGCTGGAATCACAACTAGAGAGTTAGACAAGATAGCAAGAGACTATATAAACCAAAAGGGCTACGGAGACCATTTCGGTCACGGGTTAGGTCACGGAATCGGCCTAGAGATTCATGAATACCCTTATCTATCCTATAAAGCAGAAAATCTGGTTCTTGAGGAGAACATGGTCGTCACCATTGAACCTGGGATATATATAGAGGGATTTGGAGGAGTCAGAATAGAAGACGATGTAGTTGTGAAAAAAAATGGATGTGAAATCCTTAATAAAACAACCAAGGAATTTGTAAAGATTTAA
- a CDS encoding isocitrate/isopropylmalate family dehydrogenase has product MHKITLIPGDGIGPEVTGSTVKILKAAGFNVEWEIVNAGADVFEKTGVLVPDEVFESIERNKVALKGPIATPIGKGFRSINVQLRKKYDLYSNIREVKNIPGVKSKYENIDLVIFRENTEGLYIGIEEMQDDDTAVAKKVVTRKGSMRIAKSAFEYAVQHGKTKVAAVHKANILKLADGLFLDCVREVAKDYPNIELSEVIVDNMCMQMVMNPSQFEVIVAPNLYGDLLSDLAAGLVGGLGLVPGANIGKDIAIFEAVHGSAPDIAGKNLANPIAVLLCAVHMMKYLEDFDRAELVSRAIIEVMEEGKHLTRDMGGKATTTEITQAIIDKINHIKSFSSRITK; this is encoded by the coding sequence ATGCATAAAATTACACTTATTCCTGGAGATGGAATTGGTCCCGAAGTTACAGGAAGTACTGTTAAAATACTAAAGGCTGCTGGATTTAATGTAGAGTGGGAGATAGTCAATGCCGGTGCAGATGTATTTGAAAAGACAGGAGTTCTTGTCCCAGACGAAGTATTTGAAAGTATAGAAAGAAATAAGGTCGCCCTAAAAGGACCTATAGCCACTCCCATAGGAAAGGGGTTTCGAAGCATAAACGTCCAACTGAGAAAAAAATATGATCTTTATTCAAATATAAGAGAGGTTAAAAATATCCCGGGCGTTAAATCTAAATACGAAAATATTGACCTTGTTATTTTCAGGGAAAATACTGAGGGGCTCTACATAGGTATAGAGGAGATGCAAGATGATGATACTGCTGTGGCAAAAAAAGTAGTCACTAGAAAAGGCTCTATGAGAATTGCAAAGTCAGCCTTTGAATATGCCGTACAACATGGAAAAACAAAGGTTGCCGCTGTCCATAAAGCAAATATTCTAAAGCTTGCTGACGGTCTGTTCTTAGATTGCGTAAGGGAAGTGGCAAAAGATTATCCTAATATAGAGCTTTCAGAAGTTATTGTAGATAATATGTGTATGCAGATGGTTATGAATCCTTCTCAGTTCGAGGTTATTGTAGCACCAAATCTTTACGGAGATCTTCTTTCTGACCTTGCCGCCGGTCTTGTAGGAGGTCTCGGTCTTGTGCCAGGTGCAAATATCGGTAAGGACATCGCTATTTTTGAAGCAGTACACGGAAGTGCTCCTGACATTGCAGGAAAAAATCTTGCTAACCCCATTGCTGTGCTTCTTTGTGCAGTTCATATGATGAAATACTTAGAAGACTTTGACAGAGCCGAGCTAGTCTCTAGGGCTATCATTGAAGTTATGGAAGAGGGGAAACACCTCACGAGGGATATGGGTGGAAAAGCCACTACTACAGAAATTACACAGGCCATCATCGACAAAATAAACCACATAAAATCATTTTCTTCTAGAATCACAAAATAA